One Proteinivorax tanatarense DNA segment encodes these proteins:
- a CDS encoding two-component system sensor histidine kinase NtrB — MEQDSCVDHSKTSLCQKTFHEVFPIKNISEDKEHDLICYHSKLINVSKILNNHLESMVPNKTLCLIFNQSGHLLSKHYCPAFPIADSEIVIGEDWTKPNKESPIKEVIKKRQPLTVEKLKYKNKVIEDWTFFAVPIVGKISKIFYGIILIGIPKNHLFYNFEQIIILSSDIMSEALASSHDVKEVQERFSQMFASFAHEIKNILTSIRGFTQLLQTKLIDKNNAVYINFILEELDRAHGILKNSIYFSKAQKDRANICKVSEILQDVLTTLASVIEKRNITINVDIDKAIPPITGDGVQFRQVFLNIIQNSIEAMESGGTLDVSCRVRNLQLIINISDTGPGIPESIKEEIFTPFYSTKHGGTGLGLSVSKQVVEHYKGHIYCKSNNNGTTFTIILPTNN, encoded by the coding sequence ATGGAACAAGATAGTTGTGTTGATCATAGCAAAACCTCACTTTGTCAAAAAACATTTCATGAAGTTTTTCCCATTAAAAATATATCAGAGGATAAAGAACATGATCTTATTTGCTATCACTCTAAGCTTATTAACGTTTCTAAAATTTTAAACAATCACTTAGAATCTATGGTTCCAAATAAAACCCTTTGTCTTATTTTTAATCAATCAGGCCATTTATTATCCAAGCATTACTGCCCTGCTTTCCCCATAGCTGATTCGGAAATAGTTATCGGTGAAGATTGGACAAAACCTAACAAAGAAAGCCCAATTAAAGAGGTTATAAAAAAAAGACAGCCCTTAACCGTTGAAAAATTAAAATATAAAAATAAGGTCATAGAGGATTGGACATTCTTTGCTGTACCCATAGTAGGGAAAATCAGCAAAATTTTTTATGGTATTATCTTAATTGGCATACCTAAAAATCATCTATTTTATAATTTTGAGCAAATTATCATTTTATCAAGTGATATTATGAGTGAAGCACTAGCCAGCAGTCACGATGTTAAAGAGGTGCAAGAAAGATTTAGTCAAATGTTTGCTAGTTTCGCTCATGAAATAAAAAATATTTTAACGTCTATCAGAGGATTCACGCAGCTTCTTCAAACCAAGCTAATCGATAAAAATAATGCAGTATATATCAATTTTATTTTAGAAGAGTTAGATAGAGCCCACGGTATACTAAAAAACTCTATCTATTTTTCCAAAGCTCAAAAGGATCGAGCAAATATATGTAAGGTATCAGAAATCCTTCAAGACGTTTTAACAACACTAGCATCTGTAATCGAAAAAAGAAATATCACCATAAATGTTGATATTGATAAAGCTATACCGCCAATCACTGGCGATGGAGTTCAGTTTAGACAGGTTTTTTTAAATATCATTCAAAACTCTATCGAAGCCATGGAAAGTGGAGGGACCTTAGATGTTTCCTGCAGAGTAAGGAACCTACAACTTATTATAAATATTTCTGATACAGGTCCGGGTATCCCAGAAAGTATCAAAGAAGAGATATTCACCCCCTTTTATTCTACAAAACATGGCGGTACTGGTCTAGGTCTTTCTGTTAGCAAGCAAGTAGTGGAACATTACAAGGGTCATATTTATTGTAAAAGCAACAACAACGGTACAACATTTACTATAATCCTCCCAACAAACAATTGA
- a CDS encoding MarR family winged helix-turn-helix transcriptional regulator, which yields MEKKYCEHVEEIEHLIRKVSFVIRCRGRDILEDFAITPPQFNALLLLKEYGDMTIGELGNRMYLASSTATDLIDRMERNSLVERTRDGKDRRVVRLKMTDTGDQMIKEVLESRKRYLEKILVKVETDDKKQLVNSLSKIYDLMKEEYKS from the coding sequence GTGGAAAAGAAATATTGTGAACATGTTGAGGAAATTGAGCATTTAATCAGAAAAGTAAGTTTTGTGATAAGGTGCAGAGGAAGAGATATTTTGGAGGATTTTGCTATAACGCCTCCTCAATTTAATGCTTTACTGTTGCTTAAGGAATACGGTGATATGACTATTGGAGAACTAGGAAATCGCATGTATTTGGCCAGTAGTACAGCAACTGACTTAATTGATCGTATGGAAAGAAATTCGCTGGTGGAAAGGACCAGGGATGGTAAAGATAGAAGAGTAGTGCGTTTGAAAATGACTGATACCGGTGACCAAATGATTAAAGAGGTACTAGAAAGCCGTAAAAGATATCTAGAAAAAATACTGGTTAAAGTAGAAACTGATGATAAAAAACAATTAGTAAATTCTTTGTCAAAAATTTACGATTTAATGAAAGAAGAGTATAAATCATAA